The Epinephelus lanceolatus isolate andai-2023 chromosome 1, ASM4190304v1, whole genome shotgun sequence genome has a window encoding:
- the adnpa gene encoding activity-dependent neuroprotective protein a, with protein MYQLPVNNLTRIRRARKQVKKALGDIGLEFCKEAAEEFKEFCPDEQFVKGSLCLDICGWDPSSSKTQEYRSKPFCCTECPFSSKYYSGYKNHFRNVHRKIFESKILLNCPYCTFTASKRTLETHVKIFHIPSSARQNYGNSQAAALGKKDKAYFDRVRQGDGVEKAMYFCKKCTFRDTLYNVVRRHIYREHFQHIVSPYLGMVSESSVKNGANSVNGNNILCKRCQFSTRSYEALVQHVIEYHERIGAQVTTMIGHANIVVSRPQSLPAAPQKAPLMISRGHTLRADQIAQPVIGYLKPAPPSVKSQSSITASQVHVTVPGNSTVAENNAGGVNTAQTQKWKICTVCNELFPENLYNAHFENAHKAKKVWALAKYIMKIHNFTSKCLLCNRYLPSDTLLNHMLIHGLTCPQCHAAFHNVEKLIEHVAQAHPADFVGPPGASPLTFDLTVKQDKSRNVQLVVLTFNMKESVNGQDQSAAAQNSVPPLVKLTAPRMIEKKSEPLARSYPSQANKTEVGKTLCPLCFTILKGPISDALAMHLRERHQVLQTMHPVEKKMTYKCIHCLGVYTSNMVASTITLHLVQCRAVGRNQASQGFKSPLTLNSSGAGFLKRQPPTQAMSNPKRLKLSKDSKISSTTVGNQSESDGLALDPRSYEHKTYEARKNFLTAYFNRRPYLSPQEEDKLSASLWLWKSDIASHFATKRRACERQCETKKVSVLLGFDMHALKKVKHDLIFEESKPVGTLVGRSVGFKSGTPSTDQNKQVETLNCTLKLSTCTETISIDSDSEPEIEERPNENGNVDTNQDENVKSVETVNLTEEPEPLNTDEPSKEESPLQDGNANACMTLC; from the exons ATGTATCAACTTCCAGTTAATAACCTTACAAGAATCAGGAGGGCCAGGAAGCAAGTGAAGAAAGCACTTGGAGACATTGGACTGGAGTTCTGCAAGGAGGCAGCAGAG GAGTTCAAAGAGTTTTGCCCCGATGAACAATTTGTAAAGGGCAGTCTTTGCCTTGATATCTGCGGATGGGATCCATCATCCTCTAAAACACAG GAATACAGATCGAagccattttgctgcacagagtGCCCATTTTCTTCCAAATACTACTCAGGCTACAAGAATCACTTCCGCAATGTACACAGGAAAATCTTTGAGAGTAAAATTCTGCTCAACTGTCCATACTGCACGTTCACTGCAAGCAAGAGAACTTTGGAGACGCATGTTAAAATATTCCACATACCCAGTTCAGCACGGCAGAATTATGGGAACTCACAGGCAGCGGCATTGGGAAAGAAGGACAAAGCGTACTTTGATAGAGTCAGACAGGGAGATGGTGTGGAGAAAGCAATGTACTTTTGCAAAAAATGCACGTTTCGGGACACGCTCTACAATGTTGTGAGAAGACACATTTACAGGGAACATTTTCAGCATATTGTCTCACCATATCTTGGTATGGTTTCCGAATCGTCTGTCAAAAATGGTGCTAATTCTGTCAATGGCAACAACATCCTCTGTAAACGCTGCCAGTTTTCCACTCGTAGCTATGAGGCTCTAGTACAGCATGTTATAGAGTACCATGAGCGCATTGGTGCTCAAGTAACCACCATGATTGGACATGCTAATATTGTTGTTTCAAGGCCTCAGTCCTTGCCAGCTGCTCCTCAGAAGGCCCCTCTGATGATTAGCAGGGGCCACACACTCAGAGCTGACCAAATAGCGCAACCAGTAATTGGCTATTTAAAGCCAGCGCCCCCTAGTGTTAAAAGTCAGTCCTCCATCACAGCCAGTCAGGTGCATGTCACAGTTCCTGGCAACAGCACTGTGGCTGAAAATAATGCTGGTGGCGTtaacacagcacagacacagaagTGGAAGATATGCACAGTTTGCAACGAGCTCTTTCCTGAAAACCTCTACAATGCTCATTTTGAGAACGCACACAAGGCAAAGAAAGTGTGGGCACTTGCCAAGTACATCATGAAAATCCACAACTTCACTAGCAAGTGTTTGCTTTGCAACCGCTATCTGCCCAGTGATACACTGCTAAACCACATGCTAATCCATGGGCTCACTTGTCCACAGTGCCATGCTGCTTTCCACAATGTCGAGAAGCTGATAGAGCATGTGGCTCAGGCTCATCCTGCTGACTTTGTTGGACCCCCTGGTGCATCACCTCTGACCTTTGATCTCACCGTTAAACAAGACAAGTCCAGAAATGTACAACTCGTTGTGCTCACTTTTAACATGAAGGAATCTGTCAATGGTCAAGATCAGTCAGCTGCTGCTCAGAATAGTGTTCCACCTCTGGTCAAACTAACCGCTCCCAGAATGATTGAAAAGAAAAGTGAACCACTTGCTAGAAGTTACCCCTCTCAGGCTAACAAGACTGAGGTTGGGAAGACTCTGTGTCCACTGTGTTTCACCATCCTCAAAGGTCCCATCTCTGATGCTTTAGCCATGCATCTGAGGGAGCGACACCAAGTGCTCCAAACAATGCATCCTGttgaaaaaaagatgacatACAAGTGCATTCATTGCCTGGGAGTGTACACCAGTAACATGGTTGCGTCTACAATCACACTGCATCTTGTGCAGTGCAGGGCTGTTGGTAGGAACCAGGCAAGCCAAGGCTTCAAGTCTCCCCTGACCCTCAACTCATCCGGGGCTGGCTTCTTAAAGAGGCAGCCACCAACACAGGCCATGTCCAACCCCAAGAGATTAAAGCTGAGCAAGGACTCAAAGATTTCCTCGACAACCGTTGGAAATCAGTCTGAATCCGATGGCCTCGCTCTGGATCCTAGAAGCTATGAACACAAGACGTATGAAGCCAGGAAAAATTTCTTGACTGCCTACTTCAACCGGCGACCATACCTCTCTCCTCAGGAAGAGGATAAGCTATCTGCAAGTTTGTGGCTTTGGAAATCTGACATTGCTAGTCACTTTGCAACCAAGAGAAGGGCGTGTGAGAGACAGTGTGAGACCAAGAAGGTGTCCGTCCTGCTTGGCTTTGACATGCACGCTCTGAAGAAAGTTAAGCATGACTTGATCTTTGAGGAGAGCAAGCCTGTTGGCACCTTAGTGGGGAGATCTGTAGGCTTTAAGTCTGGTACTCCAAGCACAGACCAAAACAAGCAGGTTGAGACACTAAACTGTACCTTAAAACTCAGTACATGCACAGAGACAATTTCCATTGATTCAGACAGTGAGCCAGAAATAGAGGAAAGACCAAACGAGAATGGAAATGTTGACACAAACCAAGACGAGAATGTAAAATCTGTGGAAACAGTAAACCTGACAGAAGAGCCAGAACCTTTGAACACGGACGAGCCCTCTAAAGAGGAGAGCCCTTTGCAAGATGGGAACGCAAACGCTTGCATGACTCTCTGTTAG
- the mafbb gene encoding v-maf avian musculoaponeurotic fibrosarcoma oncogene homolog Bb, which translates to MTAEAHSHLGLQKTPMDFVSDFDLMKFGVKKEAMQGMDRSFIGPCSQLQRPDSVSSTPGSTPCNSVPSSPNLNPNEQRNNAGGNHFWIPNNGGYPQQMYPQAFGLTPEDAMEALIGATAQQGHPSVPHGHHPPPFQAEYEGYGHLSEPVQHYPGLSGHPDMQGIPSSHCQDPYLKEDVGCASPESPEDQQVLGAHHQQQHSRHDRRSNAENHFSDDQLVSMSVRELNRLLRGLSKDEVMRLKQKRRTLKNRGYAQSCRYKRVQQKHVLEHEKTSLVSQVEQLKHELNRLMRERDAYKQKCEKLSGANCYHETGSTSDNPSSPEYLM; encoded by the coding sequence ATGACCGCTGAAGCGCATTCACACTTGGGACTGCAGAAAACCCCCATGGATTTCGTCAGCGATTTCGACTTGATGAAGTTCGGCGTTAAGAAGGAGGCGATGCAGGGGATGGACCGCTCCTTCATCGGGCCATGCAGCCAGCTCCAAAGACCGGACTCTGTTTCCTCCACCCCTGGCAGTACCCCTTGCAACTCGGTACCCTCTTCACCAAACCTCAATCCAAACGAGCAGAGAAATAACGCCGGGGGCAACCACTTCTGGATACCCAACAACGGAGGTTACCCTCAGCAAATGTACCCCCAAGCTTTCGGTTTGACACCCGAGGACGCAATGGAGGCCCTAATCGGCGCTACGGCGCAGCAGGGGCACCCATCTGTGCCGCACGGCCACCATCCGCCACCTTTCCAAGCTGAATACGAAGGGTACGGACACCTCAGCGAGCCTGTCCAGCACTACCCGGGACTCTCGGGTCACCCCGACATGCAAGGCATCCCCAGCAGTCACTGCCAAGACCCATATCTCAAAGAAGACGTGGGGTGCGCGTCCCCAGAGTCTCCGGAGGACCAGCAGGTCCTCGGTGcgcaccaccagcagcagcacagccgcCACGACAGGCGATCCAACGCCGAGAACCACTTCTCAGACGACCAGCTGGTGTCCATGTCCGTCAGGGAGCTCAACCGACTCCTCAGAGGCCTCAGTAAGGACGAGGTGATGCGTCTGAAGCAGAAGCGCCGGACCCTGAAAAACAGAGGTTACGCACAGTCCTGCCGCTACAAGCGCGTCCAACAGAAACACGTTTTGGAGCACGAGAAGACGAGCCTGGTGTCACAGGTCGAGCAGCTGAAACATGAACTGAACAGACTGATGCGAGAGAGGGATgcatacaaacaaaaatgtgagaAACTGTCCGGTGCAAACTGTTACCACGAAACTGGGTCTACCAGTGACAACCCTTCCTCACCCGAGTATTTAATGTGA
- the LOC117257432 gene encoding DEP domain-containing mTOR-interacting protein: MERTSSVRRKAMARQHKGEVMIAGEQLRLRLHDGKLIKDRRYHLRTYPNCFVAQELIDWLVSHKEAPDRATAVCLMQHLMDHDIIHHVCDKRTVLKDAKLLYRFRKDDGTFPFNTEVKIFMRGQQLYEHLIADKNSILQLREEHGVAYQRSFPGCQLIDWLLQNGEAESRRRGLELCRALQEHGIIQHAAKKHDFFDSGLLYQFCINFRRRRRLSELVNESERNDDEGVAVSTPEDNHHDSPFALHKNPPQEGNSAFHSAGSGKDVKQATSGRRGSLNSLQLHSAGFAPLVQLSSTSVVRYNPKSVLRRHFTCEEILAPGAPFIKKVLTVIGDALGWGFVVRGMAPCYVQAVDPGSPAASAGVKVRQFVCQVNGQCVLYMNYKTVSRLVMTGPRIVVLEVMEPLE, encoded by the exons ATGGAGCGAACAAGTAGCGTTAGGAGAAAAGCCATGGCCAGACAACATAAAGGAGAAGTCATGATTGCTGGAGAACAACTCAG GTTGAGACTTCATGATGGAAAACTTATAAAGGACCGACGCTATCATCTGCGCACATATCCCAACTGCTTTGTGGCACAGGAACTTATAGACTGGCTTGTGAGCCATAAGGAAGCTCCAGATCGAGCAACAGCTGTCTGCCTCATGCAGCACCTCATGGACCATGACATCATTCACCACG TCTGTGATAAGAGGACAGTATTGAAGGATGCCAAACTGCTGTACCGTTTCCGTAAGGATGACGGAACATTTCCCTTCAATACAGAGGTGAAAATCTTCATGCGAGGACAGCAACTCTATGAACA TCTCATAGCGGACAAGAACTCCATTCTGCAGCTAAGAGAGGAGCATGGTGTTGCATATCAGCGCTCCTTTCCTGGCTGCCAGTTGATTGACTGGCTCCTTCAGAACGGAGAGGCAGAGAGCCGGCGTCGGGGACTGGAGCTGTGTCGCGCATTGCAGGAGCATGGCATCATTCAACACG CGGCAAAGAAGCATGATTTTTTTGACAGTGGACTGCTCTATCAGTTCTGCATCAATTTTCGCCGCAGACGCCGCCTATCTGAACTGGTAAATGAAAGTGAACGAAACGATGACGAAGGTGTGGCTGTGTCGACACCAGAGGACAACCATCATGATAGTCCATTTGCTCTGCACAAAAACCCACCCCAGGAGGGCAACAGTGCTTTCCATTCTG CGGGGTCAGGTAAAGATGTAAAACAGGCTACCAGTGGACGTCGAGGCAGCTTGAATTCCCTTCAGCTTCACTCTGCTGGATTTGCACCTCTTGTCCAGCTGTCTTCAACTTCAGTGGTGAGATACAATCCCAAATCAG TGCTTAGAAGACATTTTACATGTGAAGAGATATTGGCACCTGGTGCACCTTTCATCAAGAAAGTGTTGACG GTGATAGGAGATGCCCTAGGCTGGGGGTTTGTTGTCAGAGGCATGGCTCCCTGTTATGTGCAGGCTGTTGACCCCGGAAGCCCTGCAGCATCTGCTGGAGTCAAG GTGCGGCAGTTTGTGTGCCAGGTGAACGGACAGTGCGTTCTCTACATGAACTACAAGACAGTCTCAAGACTGGTGATGACAGGGCCCCGCATTGTTGTACTGGAAGTTATGGAACCACTGGAATGA
- the LOC117256519 gene encoding bcl-2-like protein 1 encodes MSYSNRELVEFFVSYKLSQRNHPTSLLRPEGAEGRTEQDKASSAASNGLLVNSRNGGSQPGMSSPLHGDIEAVKAALRDSADEFELLFTQSFSDLSSQLDITPDTAYHSFKSVMDEVFKDGVNWGRVVGLFAFGGVLCVECVEKDMSELVSRITDWMTTYLDEHINPWIQTQGGWDCFAEIFGQNSAAEARRSQESLRRWLLVGVALLMGVLVGVVIAKNH; translated from the exons ATGTCGTACAGTAACAGAGAGCTGGTGGAGTTCTTTGTAAGCTACAAGCTGTCTCAGAGGAACCACCCGACCTCTCTACTGAGGCCAGAGGGTGCTGAAGGAAGGACTGAGCAAGACAAGGCCAGCTCAGCTGCCAGTAACGGCTTGCTGGTCAACAGCAGGAATGGGGGCAGCCAGCCGGGGATGTCATCACCCCTGCATGGTGACATAGAAGCTGTAAAGGCAGCTCTGCGGGACTCAGCAGATGAGTTTGAACTGCTTTTCACGCAATCATTTAGTGACCTTTCCTCGCAGCTAGACATCACTCCTGACACAGCCTACCACAGCTTTAAGAGCGTGATGGACGAGGTGTTCAAGGATGGAGTCAACTGGGGACGTGTAGTGGGCCTGTTTGCCTTTGGCGGTGTGCTGTGCGTGGAATGTGTAGAGAAGGATATGAGCGAGCTGGTTTCCCGCATCACAGACTGGATGACCACGTACCTGGATGAGCACATCAATCCATGGATCCAGACCCAAGGAGGATGG GACTGCTTTGCTGAGATTTTTGGGCAGAACAGCGCTGCAGAAGCGAGGCGATCTCAGGAGAGTCTGAGAAGATGGCTGCTAGTTGGAGTCGCGCTGCTCATGGGAGTGCTGGTCGGTGTGGTCATCGCCAAGAATCACTGA